The following coding sequences lie in one Arachis ipaensis cultivar K30076 chromosome B05, Araip1.1, whole genome shotgun sequence genomic window:
- the LOC107640642 gene encoding uncharacterized protein LOC107640642: MAPYEALYGRKCQSPFCWYEFGEASVLGPDVIAETTENIKKIRARILTAQSRQKSYANQRRKPLEFELGEHVFLKVTPTTGIGRAIKTKNLNPRYIGPFEILKRFELVAYQVALPPHLSNLHDVFHVSQLRKYTSDAAHVLEPESVELKENLTFQATLVRIDDTSVKKLRGKDVPLVRVAWGRAGIEEHTWELESEMRKDFLELFSGNSNFKGKNFLFGAENVRTATNQLVN; this comes from the coding sequence atggctccaTATGAAGCCTTGTATGGACGGAAGTGTCAGTCTCCATTTTGTTGGTATGAATTTGGTGAAGCAAGTGTTTTGGGTCCTGATGTAatagcagagactactgagaacaTTAAGAAGATTCGTGCAAGGATTCTAACTGCTCAAAGTCGACAGAAAAGTTATGCGAACCAGAGGAggaaaccattagagtttgaaTTGGGAGAGCACGTATTCCTTAAGGTTACACCGACGactgggattggaagagcaatcaAGACCAAAAATTTGAACCCAAGATATATAGGACCGTTTGAGATTTTGAAGAGATTCGAGCTGGTAGCGTATCAAGTAGCTTTGCCACCTcatctgtctaacttgcatgacgtattccacgtgtcgCAACTTcgtaagtacacgtcggatgcggctcatgtgttgGAGCCTGAATCGGTCGAATTGAAGGAGAACTTAACCTTCCAAGCAACGCTAGTGAGGAttgatgacactagtgtgaagaagctTCGAGGAAAGGATGTTCCATTGGTTAGAGTTGCTTGGGGGCGGGCTGGAATTGAAGAGCATACTTGGGAGTTAGAGTCTGAAATGCGAAAGGATTTTCTCGAGCTtttctcaggtaattcaaattttaagggcaaaaatttcttatttggtgcgGAGAATGTAAGAACTGCAACTAATCAActggttaattaa